Proteins encoded within one genomic window of Tabrizicola piscis:
- a CDS encoding DUF1636 family protein codes for MGATLYVCTTCKAGEPVPEGDLPPGAQLHAALIAEGVPPGVRVVGVECLSACNTGCAVSLTKPGGWSYVYGRLTLDDVPAILEGAGKYAATADGIVPWRDRPTVFRKQSIARIPPLTPLDEAAE; via the coding sequence ATGGGCGCTACACTTTACGTCTGCACAACCTGCAAGGCCGGTGAGCCGGTGCCCGAGGGGGACCTTCCCCCCGGTGCGCAGCTGCATGCCGCGCTGATTGCCGAAGGCGTTCCCCCAGGCGTCCGCGTCGTCGGGGTGGAATGTCTGTCGGCCTGCAACACCGGCTGCGCCGTGTCGCTGACGAAGCCCGGCGGCTGGTCCTATGTCTATGGCCGCCTAACCCTTGACGACGTCCCCGCCATCCTTGAAGGCGCTGGAAAATACGCGGCCACGGCTGACGGCATCGTCCCCTGGCGCGACCGCCCGACCGTGTTCCGCAAGCAAAGCATCGCCCGTATCCCGCCGCTGACCCCCCTAGATGAGGCCGCCGAATGA